A region of Natribaculum luteum DNA encodes the following proteins:
- a CDS encoding MBL fold metallo-hydrolase: MSDMDLPTPDVPVDTIDPETLKSRIDAGEDVTVLDVRAANDYEEWHIEGETVESINVPYFEFLEDEIDDDVLAQIPDDREIVVLCAKGGSSEYVAATLKERGYDAVHLEDGMNGWAAIYEAVEVADYDGPGTLVQYQRPSSGCLAYMVYDDDEAAVIDPLRAFTDRYLEDADELGVDLTYAIDTHMHADHLSGVRALVEEGVEGVIPQKSADRGATYTDIVTLAEDGDEFQVGDVTIEALYTPGHTTDMTSYLIGDSLLATGDGLFTESVARPDLEEGDDGAPDAARMLYESLQERVLPLPDDTLIGGAHFSDAAEPADDGTYTAPIGQLEDEMEALSMDEEEFVELILSDMPPRPANYETIIPTNLGQNVVDDDDEAFSLELGPNNCAASQEALTGD; encoded by the coding sequence ATGAGCGACATGGACTTGCCAACGCCAGACGTCCCGGTCGACACGATCGATCCAGAGACGCTCAAGAGCCGAATCGACGCGGGTGAAGACGTGACGGTCCTCGACGTTCGCGCGGCGAACGACTACGAGGAGTGGCACATCGAGGGCGAAACCGTCGAGTCGATCAACGTCCCCTACTTCGAGTTCCTCGAGGACGAGATCGACGACGACGTCCTCGCACAGATCCCCGACGACCGCGAGATCGTCGTCCTCTGTGCGAAAGGCGGCTCGAGCGAGTACGTCGCGGCGACGCTGAAAGAGCGCGGTTACGACGCCGTCCACCTCGAAGACGGGATGAACGGCTGGGCCGCGATCTACGAGGCCGTCGAGGTCGCCGACTACGACGGCCCCGGCACGCTCGTCCAGTACCAGCGCCCCTCGAGTGGCTGCCTGGCCTACATGGTCTACGACGACGACGAGGCTGCCGTGATCGATCCCCTCCGGGCCTTCACCGATCGCTACCTCGAGGACGCCGACGAACTCGGCGTCGACCTCACGTACGCCATCGACACGCACATGCACGCCGACCACCTCTCCGGCGTCCGCGCACTCGTCGAGGAGGGCGTCGAGGGCGTCATCCCACAGAAGTCCGCCGACCGCGGGGCGACCTACACCGACATCGTCACCCTGGCGGAGGACGGCGACGAGTTCCAGGTCGGCGACGTCACGATCGAGGCCCTCTACACGCCCGGCCACACCACCGACATGACGTCCTACCTGATCGGTGACAGCCTGCTGGCGACCGGCGACGGTCTGTTCACCGAGAGCGTCGCCCGCCCCGACCTCGAGGAGGGCGACGACGGTGCACCTGACGCCGCACGCATGCTCTACGAATCGCTCCAGGAGCGCGTCCTGCCGCTGCCAGACGACACGCTGATCGGTGGCGCACACTTCAGTGACGCGGCCGAGCCCGCCGACGACGGCACCTACACCGCCCCGATCGGCCAGCTCGAGGACGAGATGGAGGCGCTCTCGATGGACGAAGAGGAGTTCGTCGAGCTGATCCTCTCGGACATGCCGCCCCGCCCGGCCAACTACGAGACGATCATCCCCACCAACCTCGGCCAGAACGTCGTCGACGACGACGACGAAGCCTTCTCTCTCGAGCTCGGCCCGAACAACTGCGCCGCCAGCCAGGAAGCGCTCACGGGCGACTAA
- a CDS encoding GNAT family N-acetyltransferase: MTTDTCPAWNPDACEGTPYCPPRCPRFVDKHGEPILVEPFDSRHQDGLLEMYEGYPDAYRSMGLPPVRRERIEEWLEALADTGTNFVARDDDRVVGHAAYAPDSSAEPEFIVFVDPDYHDRGIGSELCRQTIAYAAADGDHEAIVLDVDVANERAIHVYRRMGFETVERRGTDLRMRLSFDEPIVDAVQRPPAERPSRP, from the coding sequence ATGACGACCGACACCTGCCCCGCCTGGAACCCGGACGCGTGTGAGGGGACGCCCTACTGTCCGCCGCGCTGCCCGCGGTTCGTCGACAAGCACGGCGAACCGATCCTCGTCGAACCGTTCGACTCGCGCCACCAGGACGGCCTCCTCGAGATGTACGAGGGCTACCCCGACGCCTACCGGTCGATGGGGCTGCCGCCAGTGCGACGCGAGCGCATCGAGGAGTGGCTCGAGGCGCTGGCGGACACCGGCACGAACTTCGTCGCCCGCGACGACGATCGGGTCGTCGGCCATGCAGCGTACGCCCCGGACTCGAGTGCAGAACCCGAGTTCATCGTCTTCGTCGATCCCGACTATCACGACCGGGGGATCGGCAGCGAGCTCTGCCGACAGACGATCGCCTACGCGGCAGCGGACGGCGACCACGAGGCGATCGTGCTCGACGTCGACGTCGCGAACGAGCGGGCGATCCACGTCTACCGGCGGATGGGATTCGAGACGGTCGAACGCCGCGGTACCGACCTTCGCATGCGCCTGTCGTTCGACGAACCGATCGTCGACGCGGTGCAACGACCGCCGGCAGAACGGCCGTCGAGACCGTAA
- a CDS encoding DsrE/DsrF/DrsH-like family protein, producing the protein MSSDTQPSGDAADPTEAELRQRVEELEAQLADLEAAVGDDQKQMTIVATKGTLDMAYPPLILASTAAAFGWDVVVFHTFWGLDILHEEKSKNLKLSAVGNPSMPMPNALAALPGMDAMATRMMEKKIDENNTATIEELIELSLDSGVDLQACQMTIELMDYDEDDFYDGVTTGVGAATALQHMADSDVQLLV; encoded by the coding sequence ATGAGCTCGGATACACAGCCATCGGGGGACGCGGCAGATCCAACCGAGGCCGAACTCAGACAGCGTGTCGAGGAACTCGAGGCGCAGTTGGCCGACCTCGAGGCGGCCGTCGGCGACGACCAGAAGCAGATGACGATCGTCGCGACGAAGGGGACACTCGACATGGCGTACCCGCCGCTGATCCTGGCGAGTACGGCCGCCGCTTTCGGCTGGGACGTCGTCGTCTTCCACACGTTCTGGGGACTCGACATCCTCCACGAGGAAAAGTCCAAGAACCTCAAACTCTCGGCGGTCGGCAACCCAAGTATGCCGATGCCCAACGCGCTGGCTGCGTTGCCCGGGATGGACGCGATGGCCACGCGCATGATGGAAAAAAAGATCGACGAGAACAACACCGCCACCATCGAGGAACTCATCGAACTCTCGCTGGACAGCGGCGTCGACCTCCAGGCCTGTCAGATGACCATCGAACTGATGGACTACGACGAAGACGACTTCTACGATGGCGTCACCACCGGTGTCGGGGCCGCCACCGCCCTCCAGCACATGGCTGACTCCGACGTCCAGCTGCTCGTCTGA
- a CDS encoding MaoC/PaaZ C-terminal domain-containing protein, translating into MAYSYEPHYFEDFEVGQMFESVGRTVTESDFVMHSMFTGDWTELHTNKHFAEDGHFDGRVAHGPMTFSLATGFVYRCGIVERTVYAFLGMNYMDIPNPVFMDDTISLDMEVTEKRELSSKDDAGLVTIDTTMTNQDDDVVFEGDMKFLIKRAE; encoded by the coding sequence ATGGCGTACAGCTACGAGCCTCACTACTTCGAAGACTTCGAAGTGGGTCAGATGTTCGAGAGCGTCGGTCGCACCGTCACCGAGTCCGACTTCGTCATGCACTCGATGTTCACTGGCGACTGGACGGAACTTCACACCAACAAACACTTCGCCGAGGACGGCCACTTCGACGGTCGCGTCGCACACGGTCCCATGACGTTCAGCCTGGCAACCGGATTCGTCTACCGGTGTGGCATCGTCGAGCGGACCGTCTACGCGTTCCTGGGGATGAACTACATGGACATCCCGAACCCGGTCTTCATGGACGACACGATCAGCCTCGATATGGAGGTCACCGAAAAACGCGAACTCTCGAGCAAGGACGACGCCGGACTGGTCACGATCGACACGACGATGACGAACCAGGACGACGACGTCGTCTTCGAGGGCGACATGAAGTTCCTGATCAAGCGCGCGGAGTGA
- the trxA gene encoding thioredoxin yields the protein MSQTPTEPVYIDGQSHLEEVVSEYGVVLVDFYADWCGPCKMIEPVLEDLASDTDAVIAKVDIDQHQRLAGANGVQGVPTLLLYSDGQQVERTVGVQPAEQLRQLIDNYAA from the coding sequence ATGTCGCAGACCCCAACCGAACCAGTTTACATCGACGGTCAGTCACACCTCGAGGAAGTCGTCTCCGAGTACGGCGTCGTCCTCGTCGACTTCTACGCCGACTGGTGTGGCCCGTGTAAGATGATCGAACCCGTCCTGGAAGACCTCGCAAGCGACACAGACGCTGTCATCGCGAAGGTGGACATCGATCAACACCAGCGACTCGCCGGTGCAAACGGCGTGCAGGGCGTCCCCACGCTCTTGCTCTACTCGGACGGCCAGCAGGTCGAACGTACCGTCGGCGTCCAGCCGGCCGAACAGCTCCGGCAGCTGATCGACAACTACGCAGCGTAA
- a CDS encoding NAD(P)/FAD-dependent oxidoreductase: MTETTRDVVVVGSGVSGLSAAVYAARADLEPVVLEGPEPGGQLTLTTDVENFLGFPEGVGGMELIQRGKEQAERFGAEFVRATVESADLEDRPFELSLSNGETLRTRALIVATGASARWVGAENEDELMGYGVSTCATCDGAFHRGDDVLVIGGGDSAMEEALFLAKFAESVTIVHRRDELRASEVMARRALDHEKIEFRWNTELLEIHGSQEEGVTGATLVSHPDGYPKEKFENGDEVDRDDVDVGGIFYGVGHVPNTDFLEETPVSLDDDGHLLTLEGMTTETNVDGVFGAGDVMDPNYRQAITAAGTGSMAALDAEAWLDEQDAERTEAATPA; the protein is encoded by the coding sequence ATGACCGAGACGACACGCGACGTGGTCGTCGTCGGCTCCGGCGTCTCCGGCCTCTCGGCTGCAGTCTACGCCGCACGGGCCGACCTCGAGCCGGTCGTCCTCGAGGGGCCGGAACCGGGCGGACAGCTCACGCTGACGACCGACGTGGAGAACTTCCTCGGATTCCCCGAGGGCGTCGGTGGGATGGAGCTGATCCAGCGCGGGAAAGAGCAGGCCGAGCGGTTCGGTGCGGAGTTCGTCCGCGCGACCGTCGAGTCCGCTGACCTCGAGGATCGACCGTTCGAACTCTCCCTGTCGAACGGCGAGACGCTGCGAACGCGTGCGTTGATCGTCGCGACCGGTGCGAGCGCTCGCTGGGTCGGTGCCGAGAACGAAGACGAGCTGATGGGCTACGGCGTCTCGACGTGTGCCACCTGTGACGGCGCGTTCCACCGCGGGGACGACGTCCTCGTGATCGGCGGCGGCGACAGCGCGATGGAGGAGGCGCTCTTCCTCGCGAAGTTCGCCGAGAGCGTGACGATCGTCCACCGTCGCGACGAACTGCGCGCCTCCGAGGTCATGGCCCGCCGCGCGCTCGACCACGAGAAGATCGAGTTCCGCTGGAACACCGAACTGCTCGAGATCCACGGCAGCCAGGAGGAAGGCGTCACCGGCGCGACGCTGGTGAGCCACCCCGACGGCTACCCCAAGGAGAAGTTCGAGAACGGCGATGAGGTCGACCGCGATGACGTCGACGTCGGCGGAATCTTCTACGGCGTCGGCCACGTCCCGAACACGGACTTCCTCGAGGAGACGCCCGTTTCCCTCGACGACGACGGCCACCTGCTGACCCTCGAGGGGATGACGACCGAGACGAACGTCGACGGCGTCTTCGGCGCTGGCGACGTGATGGATCCGAACTACCGGCAGGCGATCACCGCCGCCGGCACCGGGAGTATGGCCGCTCTCGACGCGGAAGCGTGGCTCGACGAGCAGGACGCAGAGCGCACCGAGGCGGCTACCCCCGCCTGA
- a CDS encoding HD domain-containing protein, whose product MTDPDYERQIREAYPELEHIEDDDLREKVVEAWRLGLERGGWKHVEDIPYAWNIHEVTNVEHVRGVTKIALESAEIQREFHGADPDVDVIVAACLLHDVGKCYEYVDFVDAETLVDPDRETYATEGIPHSISGYALAHEVGCPLEVQRAIPHFIGEVPTRTLEAELVKSANSASSNAITQSAMGITLKEWVEKYSQTQE is encoded by the coding sequence ATGACCGATCCCGACTACGAGCGCCAGATCCGCGAGGCCTACCCCGAACTCGAACACATCGAGGACGACGACCTCCGCGAGAAGGTCGTCGAGGCCTGGCGGCTGGGACTCGAGCGCGGCGGCTGGAAACACGTCGAAGACATCCCCTACGCGTGGAACATCCACGAGGTAACGAACGTCGAACACGTCCGCGGGGTCACGAAGATCGCACTCGAGTCCGCCGAGATCCAGCGGGAGTTCCACGGTGCCGACCCCGACGTCGACGTGATCGTCGCCGCCTGCTTGCTCCACGACGTCGGCAAGTGCTACGAGTACGTCGACTTCGTCGACGCCGAGACGCTCGTCGACCCCGACCGCGAGACGTACGCGACCGAGGGGATTCCCCACTCCATCTCGGGGTACGCCCTCGCCCACGAGGTGGGCTGTCCACTCGAGGTCCAGCGTGCGATCCCCCACTTCATCGGGGAGGTGCCGACGCGCACGCTCGAGGCGGAACTCGTCAAGTCGGCCAACTCCGCGTCGTCGAACGCGATCACCCAGTCTGCGATGGGGATCACGCTGAAAGAGTGGGTCGAAAAGTACAGTCAGACCCAGGAGTAG
- a CDS encoding helix-turn-helix domain-containing protein, translating to MADSMSEYLQQDMECEGLLECLHGLKQLDKECFQVLVESEEPLTIDEVANRVDRERSTAYRSIQRLLQTGFIQKEQINYDQGGYYHVYHPADPKQVADDMQRMLNDWYAKMGQLIQEFEDKYDQRLEEMAAES from the coding sequence ATGGCAGACTCGATGTCAGAGTACCTCCAGCAAGACATGGAGTGTGAGGGCTTGCTGGAGTGTCTCCACGGACTCAAACAGCTCGACAAGGAGTGTTTCCAGGTACTCGTCGAGAGCGAGGAGCCGTTGACGATCGACGAGGTGGCCAACCGGGTCGATCGCGAGCGATCGACGGCCTACCGCTCGATCCAGCGACTGCTCCAGACGGGCTTCATCCAGAAAGAACAGATCAACTACGACCAGGGCGGCTACTACCACGTTTACCACCCGGCGGACCCCAAGCAGGTCGCCGACGACATGCAGCGGATGCTCAACGACTGGTACGCCAAGATGGGCCAGCTCATCCAGGAGTTCGAGGACAAGTACGACCAGCGCCTCGAGGAGATGGCCGCCGAGTCGTAA
- a CDS encoding universal stress protein gives MFRILVGIDTDERRASAQASTIASLPAADEEITAVLCHVFQDNPEGASVQQLESVRQAAESLDERGIDYEYYETSGEPASELIRMAEEQDFDMICLSGRQQTPTGKVIFGSVTQAVILGTDTPVVTVSPEQ, from the coding sequence ATGTTCCGCATACTGGTCGGTATCGACACCGACGAACGGCGAGCGAGTGCACAGGCGTCGACGATCGCGTCGCTACCAGCAGCCGACGAGGAGATCACGGCGGTCCTGTGTCACGTGTTCCAGGACAACCCGGAGGGTGCGTCGGTACAGCAACTCGAGTCGGTTCGGCAGGCCGCAGAGTCGCTCGACGAACGCGGTATCGACTACGAGTACTACGAGACGAGCGGGGAACCGGCCAGCGAACTGATCAGGATGGCAGAAGAGCAGGACTTCGACATGATCTGTCTGTCGGGCCGCCAGCAGACCCCGACGGGGAAAGTCATCTTCGGGAGCGTCACGCAGGCGGTCATCCTCGGAACCGATACTCCGGTCGTCACGGTCAGTCCGGAGCAGTAA
- a CDS encoding aminotransferase class V-fold PLP-dependent enzyme gives MQPTDLRDDIPALEDDVYFNTGASGPSPRRVVEAIESTLEYHEYEAPANEGMYTAAADVYESASAAVADLLGASPDEIALTQSTTDGINRVAGAMDWSDDDVVVRTDLEHSAGVLPWRRLERTRGIDVRVLETERGYVDVEDVKAAADDATLFCVSSLTWTHGTRLPIGKIVDIAHDAGASVLVDAVQAPGQTVVDVDEWGADFVAAAGHKWLLGPFGAGFLYVRDGVERDLVPSAIGYRSVVEANAADYEYEPGAGRFEVGTTSPAPYAGLETAIDLLEEVGIETVEDRIASLTDRLKDGVPEDRLLSPREYESGLVTIAVDDPEATVERLAERGIVVRSLPYPEAIRASVHAFNTREDVDALLEAL, from the coding sequence ATGCAACCCACAGACCTCCGTGACGACATTCCCGCCCTCGAGGACGACGTCTACTTCAACACGGGCGCGAGCGGCCCGAGTCCGCGCCGCGTCGTCGAGGCGATCGAATCGACCCTCGAGTACCACGAGTACGAAGCTCCCGCAAACGAAGGGATGTACACCGCCGCGGCGGACGTCTACGAGTCCGCGAGCGCAGCCGTCGCAGACTTGCTCGGCGCTTCCCCCGACGAGATCGCACTGACCCAGAGCACGACAGACGGCATCAACCGCGTCGCGGGCGCGATGGACTGGAGCGACGACGACGTCGTCGTTCGGACCGACCTCGAGCACTCGGCGGGCGTGCTCCCGTGGCGACGACTCGAGCGCACACGCGGGATCGACGTCCGCGTCCTCGAGACCGAGCGAGGATACGTCGACGTAGAGGACGTGAAAGCTGCTGCCGACGACGCGACCCTGTTCTGTGTGAGTTCGCTCACCTGGACGCACGGGACGCGCCTGCCGATCGGCAAGATCGTCGACATCGCCCACGACGCCGGCGCGTCCGTGCTGGTCGACGCCGTACAGGCACCCGGGCAGACGGTCGTCGACGTCGACGAGTGGGGTGCCGACTTCGTCGCCGCTGCAGGACACAAGTGGCTGCTCGGGCCGTTCGGGGCCGGCTTCCTGTACGTCCGCGACGGCGTCGAACGCGACCTCGTGCCGAGCGCGATCGGCTACCGGAGCGTCGTGGAGGCAAACGCCGCGGATTACGAGTACGAACCCGGTGCGGGCCGGTTCGAGGTCGGCACGACGAGCCCCGCGCCGTACGCCGGACTCGAGACGGCGATCGACCTCCTCGAGGAGGTCGGCATCGAGACGGTCGAAGATCGGATCGCGAGCCTCACCGACCGACTCAAAGACGGAGTTCCAGAAGATCGGCTTCTCAGTCCTCGAGAGTACGAGTCCGGTCTCGTAACGATCGCCGTCGACGACCCCGAGGCGACCGTCGAACGGCTGGCCGAACGCGGGATCGTCGTCCGCTCGCTCCCGTATCCCGAGGCGATCCGCGCGTCCGTCCACGCGTTCAACACCCGCGAGGACGTCGACGCCTTGCTCGAGGCGCTGTAG
- a CDS encoding sulfurtransferase TusA family protein, giving the protein MSTEFDVTETLDVQGASCPMPVVKTKQAIDDLEEGEVLEVVATDSGSMSDIEGWAAGTDGVELLAQEEGDGVYKHYVEKTA; this is encoded by the coding sequence ATGAGCACTGAATTCGACGTTACGGAAACACTCGACGTACAGGGTGCGAGCTGTCCGATGCCGGTCGTCAAGACCAAGCAGGCGATCGACGACCTCGAGGAAGGCGAAGTCCTCGAGGTGGTCGCGACCGACTCCGGGAGCATGAGCGACATCGAGGGCTGGGCCGCCGGCACCGACGGTGTCGAACTCCTGGCCCAGGAGGAAGGCGACGGCGTCTACAAACACTACGTCGAGAAGACCGCGTGA
- a CDS encoding ABC transporter substrate-binding protein gives MAGCIGDADDVDNGGGDSDTVQYGVIEPLSGSFTDLGKERLQGTELAIQQINDSDEYDFEIEYETYDSQSNASTATQKATEAVQSEGAQYLTGCISSSVAIAVNDFARDNQVVYTPGAAAVSITGENCNDYVFRFETSTAQIAEGMAQWTVDNLGDQIFYHIADYAYGDSVKAEVESRMSSISDSYSEVGMTKSEFGSTDFEAFISQISSASDEADAVVVGMTGADLAIFLSQAARRGLGEEIPIVTTTASFQPVLQGAAEGAYGVYSGVRYVPSLETGDNQTFVEAYQDEYDALPDNFSRVGYESVRMVARGIKEAGTTDPTAVKDTLAGLEQETIFGSNRFRECDQQAMNPVWMGQCVEPDSGDVADVELLTELSGEEAAPDCETTGCEL, from the coding sequence CTGGCCGGTTGTATCGGTGACGCCGACGACGTCGACAACGGGGGCGGAGACTCCGATACGGTCCAGTACGGTGTCATCGAGCCGCTCAGCGGGTCGTTCACCGATCTCGGCAAGGAGCGACTCCAGGGCACGGAGCTCGCAATCCAGCAGATCAACGACAGCGACGAGTACGACTTCGAGATCGAGTACGAGACGTACGACAGTCAGTCGAACGCGTCGACTGCGACCCAGAAAGCCACGGAAGCGGTGCAGTCCGAGGGGGCTCAGTACCTCACCGGCTGTATCTCGAGTTCGGTCGCGATTGCAGTCAACGACTTCGCGAGGGACAACCAGGTCGTGTACACGCCAGGAGCAGCGGCCGTCTCGATTACTGGGGAAAACTGCAACGACTACGTGTTCCGCTTCGAGACGAGCACCGCCCAGATTGCCGAGGGGATGGCACAGTGGACCGTCGACAATCTCGGTGATCAGATCTTCTACCACATCGCCGATTACGCGTACGGCGATTCCGTCAAAGCGGAGGTCGAGTCGCGGATGTCGTCGATCAGCGACTCCTACAGCGAGGTCGGGATGACCAAGTCGGAGTTCGGCTCGACGGACTTCGAGGCGTTTATCAGTCAGATCTCGAGCGCCAGCGACGAGGCGGACGCCGTCGTCGTCGGCATGACCGGTGCCGACCTCGCGATCTTCCTCTCGCAGGCCGCCCGCCGCGGACTGGGCGAGGAGATTCCCATCGTGACGACGACGGCCTCGTTCCAGCCCGTGTTGCAAGGTGCCGCCGAGGGCGCGTACGGCGTCTACAGCGGGGTCCGGTACGTGCCGAGCCTCGAGACGGGTGACAACCAGACGTTCGTCGAGGCGTACCAGGACGAGTACGACGCCCTGCCCGACAACTTCTCGCGGGTCGGCTACGAGTCGGTCCGGATGGTCGCACGCGGGATCAAGGAGGCCGGCACGACCGATCCGACGGCGGTCAAAGACACCCTCGCAGGCCTCGAGCAAGAGACGATCTTCGGTTCGAACAGGTTCCGCGAGTGCGACCAGCAGGCGATGAACCCGGTCTGGATGGGCCAGTGTGTCGAACCGGATAGCGGCGACGTCGCCGACGTCGAACTCCTCACCGAACTCTCCGGTGAGGAGGCCGCTCCAGACTGTGAAACCACGGGCTGCGAACTGTAA
- a CDS encoding EthD domain-containing protein — MYKHVALLVRKDGLSHEEFLDHWQNTHTPIAKEIEGVVRYQQVLPADSDAAEFDGIAELFFEDLEELYDALGSEGSRDYDPDRGKAKEAREDVDNFLALEERPRLIGEEIVEKDEVDGDTDGLYKHSAFLVRKEGMTHEEFLDHWANEHVPLAREIPGVVRYARVVPTEPEHAEFDGIAELYFEDLDALRAGLGHESSRDYDPDHPKAKAPREDVDNFLALEDRPRFVGQERLVKADDLER; from the coding sequence ATGTACAAGCACGTAGCCTTGCTCGTCCGCAAGGACGGCCTGAGCCACGAGGAGTTCCTCGACCACTGGCAGAACACGCACACCCCGATTGCCAAGGAGATCGAGGGCGTCGTCCGCTACCAGCAGGTTCTCCCTGCCGACTCCGACGCCGCGGAGTTCGACGGCATCGCCGAACTGTTCTTCGAGGACCTCGAGGAACTGTACGACGCGCTCGGTAGCGAGGGATCGCGCGACTACGATCCCGACCGCGGGAAGGCAAAGGAGGCCCGCGAGGACGTCGACAACTTCCTCGCACTCGAGGAGCGCCCGCGACTGATTGGCGAGGAAATCGTCGAGAAAGACGAGGTCGACGGCGACACCGACGGCCTGTACAAGCACTCGGCGTTTCTCGTCCGCAAAGAGGGAATGACCCACGAGGAGTTCCTCGATCACTGGGCGAACGAACACGTTCCGCTCGCACGCGAGATTCCCGGCGTCGTCCGGTACGCCCGTGTCGTCCCGACCGAACCCGAACACGCCGAGTTCGACGGCATCGCCGAACTCTACTTCGAGGATCTGGACGCGCTGCGTGCTGGCCTCGGCCACGAGTCCTCCCGGGACTACGATCCCGACCACCCCAAGGCCAAGGCTCCCCGCGAAGACGTCGACAACTTCCTCGCACTCGAGGACCGTCCCCGGTTCGTCGGACAGGAACGGCTCGTCAAGGCCGACGACCTGGAGCGATGA
- a CDS encoding DsbA family protein: MDSYRPSRRAFLGGSLAVLGGGAYLFGRSDGSTDGPTSVGSSGGNSSDGISPTFHSSEQTSGLGVDLQGKPLMGSPDAPIDLYYWTDFQCPFCARFERETLPEIVRKQVEPGNVRVVFIWLPYFGEDSMTAAVAAACVWRRVRDDSPGTYWDWQTAVFEEQGEKNSGWASEESLLEIARSVSGVDADALETCLQNRRDELEAEIDADVEQASSYDVTATPTFGIFDRESKTWGKLVGAQPYARFEEAIRRVDDAEGE, translated from the coding sequence ATGGATTCGTATCGGCCGTCCCGCCGCGCGTTCCTCGGCGGTTCGCTGGCAGTTCTCGGTGGCGGTGCCTATCTCTTCGGCCGCTCCGATGGCTCTACCGACGGACCAACGAGCGTCGGTTCGTCCGGCGGCAACTCGTCCGACGGCATCTCGCCGACGTTTCACTCGAGCGAACAGACATCCGGACTCGGCGTCGATCTGCAGGGAAAGCCGCTTATGGGGTCGCCCGACGCACCGATCGACCTCTACTACTGGACGGACTTCCAGTGTCCGTTCTGTGCGCGATTCGAACGCGAGACGCTCCCCGAAATCGTCCGCAAGCAGGTCGAACCGGGGAACGTTCGCGTCGTGTTCATCTGGCTGCCGTACTTCGGCGAAGACTCGATGACCGCCGCCGTCGCGGCCGCCTGCGTCTGGCGACGGGTCCGGGACGACTCGCCGGGCACCTACTGGGACTGGCAGACTGCGGTCTTCGAGGAGCAAGGCGAGAAGAACTCCGGGTGGGCCTCGGAGGAGAGCCTCCTCGAGATTGCCCGGTCGGTATCGGGCGTCGACGCCGACGCACTCGAGACCTGCCTCCAGAATCGACGCGACGAACTCGAGGCCGAGATCGACGCAGACGTCGAGCAGGCCAGTTCGTACGACGTCACCGCCACGCCGACGTTCGGAATCTTCGACCGGGAGTCGAAGACGTGGGGCAAACTCGTCGGCGCACAGCCATACGCCAGGTTCGAGGAGGCGATCAGACGCGTCGACGACGCAGAGGGCGAGTAA